In a single window of the Halobaculum lipolyticum genome:
- a CDS encoding potassium transporter TrkA — MSVPDVVPAGLHAAAGAAVGGAVDSSAVGGAVDSSAVGGAVDTAAAATAAVALQSVGEALPPVDAPRLVGFAIASFVVAAAGAAAYRWYVGEPVPEGLTTLLGTATVAVYLNTVGLFSTVIPVAGGPAATDPFAPATVLSNVVSLLVAAGASPVGRRAGDRFATNVTAVAGADRVEGELSRFAKRVGRIRAVDIPDEVADIDGYDPMDDATKERLAGETLLFPRRLTDGELRDRLVTRLKEEYGVGHVDAEFDGVELTHLGVARRMAGIGPTLGPGACAVAVRADPPHGAGPGDAVQVWRRVERTADPAPSAATGEPEADGGSDGEPSFERVAAAELRAVAGDVVTLAVDEADAGSFDADADYRLVTMPTSPRADREFASLLRVADETMAAVAVRAEGALAGTPVGDLAGTVVAVEAADGSVEPIPPRGRTLAVEETVYVVARPEVLRELERRAAGTPTDTDGGVDGDGEAVPDATR, encoded by the coding sequence GTGAGCGTCCCGGACGTGGTTCCGGCCGGTCTCCACGCCGCGGCGGGCGCCGCCGTCGGTGGCGCCGTCGATAGCTCCGCCGTCGGTGGCGCCGTCGATAGCTCCGCCGTCGGTGGCGCCGTCGATACCGCCGCGGCCGCGACCGCTGCCGTCGCGCTCCAGTCGGTCGGCGAGGCGCTCCCGCCCGTCGACGCGCCGCGGCTGGTCGGGTTCGCGATCGCGTCCTTCGTCGTCGCCGCCGCGGGGGCCGCGGCCTACCGCTGGTACGTCGGCGAGCCGGTCCCGGAGGGGTTGACGACGTTGTTGGGCACCGCGACCGTCGCCGTCTACCTCAACACCGTCGGCCTGTTCTCGACGGTGATCCCCGTGGCCGGCGGTCCGGCGGCGACCGACCCGTTCGCGCCCGCGACCGTGCTGAGCAACGTCGTCAGCCTGCTCGTCGCCGCGGGCGCCTCGCCCGTCGGCCGTCGCGCCGGCGACCGGTTCGCGACGAACGTGACGGCCGTCGCCGGCGCCGACCGGGTCGAGGGGGAGTTGAGCCGGTTCGCGAAGCGAGTCGGCCGGATCCGGGCGGTCGACATCCCCGACGAAGTGGCCGACATCGACGGCTACGACCCGATGGACGACGCCACCAAAGAGCGGCTCGCCGGCGAGACGCTGTTGTTCCCGCGCCGGCTCACCGACGGCGAACTCCGCGACCGGCTCGTCACCCGACTGAAAGAGGAGTACGGCGTCGGCCACGTCGACGCCGAGTTCGACGGCGTGGAGCTGACCCACCTCGGCGTCGCCCGGCGGATGGCCGGGATCGGCCCGACGCTGGGTCCCGGCGCCTGTGCGGTCGCTGTGCGCGCCGACCCGCCGCACGGCGCCGGTCCCGGCGACGCGGTGCAGGTGTGGCGGCGGGTCGAGCGGACCGCCGACCCAGCGCCGTCGGCCGCGACGGGGGAGCCGGAGGCCGACGGGGGGAGCGACGGGGAACCGAGCTTCGAGCGCGTCGCGGCGGCGGAACTGCGCGCGGTCGCGGGCGACGTCGTCACCCTCGCGGTCGACGAGGCGGACGCGGGGTCGTTCGACGCCGACGCCGACTACCGGCTGGTGACGATGCCGACCAGCCCGCGCGCCGACCGCGAGTTCGCGTCGCTGCTGCGCGTCGCCGACGAGACGATGGCCGCCGTGGCGGTCCGCGCCGAGGGGGCGCTCGCCGGCACGCCGGTCGGCGACCTCGCGGGCACGGTCGTCGCCGTCGAGGCCGCCGACGGCTCGGTCGAACCGATCCCGCCGCGCGGCCGAACGCTCGCGGTCGAGGAGACCGTCTACGTCGTCGCCCGGCCCGAGGTGCTCCGGGAACTGGAGCGTCGGGCGGCCGGCACGCCGACCGACACCGACGGCGGTGTCGACGGCGACGGCGAGGCGGTCCCGGACGCGACCCGGTAG
- a CDS encoding potassium channel family protein, which yields MPASSLPVQVLLGLYLGLLTGIVPALVAWGLGFVFKYFTGVSIPGFGVVVLALAIAGVNGGLLALNDAAIRDAANGTALLIAIIVVLMISLYAHAKGDAMGSSLPKRITLKSLTERTLSTDVIDLANGRGKVHVTVAGDVADIEGYPALPQDLRASIRGFAEDVDADRPLAELEVLVADHLRAEFDLSEAVVRLDERGQATVAAAPPIAGVSKRVPDGTRAVSVPALLPTGLARGDEVTVVTEANGTFEGSVVAAKSDGAKAETAAAPAETGTDGQSPAPTPAPSSPTTTGGDGRLTVAVDRAAARTLLGATVRRVIVRSRGTRREFELLALLRRAGKRFRRLGVRAGGALDGRSLREAAVRDEYGVAVLAVRDGGRWQLAPHGDVTPTAGADLIVVGTRDDLDRFGREVSS from the coding sequence ATGCCCGCCTCCTCGCTCCCGGTGCAGGTGCTGCTCGGTCTCTATCTGGGCCTGCTCACCGGGATCGTCCCCGCGCTCGTCGCGTGGGGACTCGGCTTCGTGTTCAAGTACTTCACCGGGGTCTCCATCCCCGGGTTCGGTGTGGTCGTCCTCGCGCTGGCGATCGCGGGGGTCAACGGCGGCCTGCTCGCGCTCAACGACGCCGCGATCCGGGACGCCGCGAACGGCACCGCGCTGTTGATCGCGATCATCGTGGTGCTCATGATCTCGCTGTACGCCCACGCGAAAGGCGACGCGATGGGGTCGTCGCTCCCCAAACGGATCACCCTGAAGAGTCTCACCGAGCGCACCCTCTCGACGGACGTGATCGACCTCGCGAACGGCCGCGGGAAAGTCCACGTCACCGTCGCGGGCGACGTCGCGGACATCGAGGGCTACCCGGCGCTCCCGCAGGACCTCCGGGCGTCGATCCGCGGCTTCGCCGAGGACGTCGACGCCGACCGGCCGCTGGCCGAACTGGAGGTCCTCGTCGCCGACCACCTCCGCGCGGAGTTCGACCTCTCGGAGGCGGTCGTCCGGCTCGACGAGCGGGGCCAGGCGACCGTCGCGGCGGCGCCGCCCATCGCGGGCGTCTCCAAGCGGGTCCCCGACGGCACGCGCGCGGTGTCGGTACCCGCGCTGTTGCCCACGGGTCTCGCGCGCGGCGACGAGGTGACCGTCGTCACGGAGGCGAACGGGACGTTCGAGGGGTCGGTCGTCGCCGCGAAGTCCGACGGCGCGAAGGCGGAGACCGCCGCGGCACCGGCCGAGACGGGGACCGACGGACAGTCGCCCGCGCCGACGCCGGCACCGTCGTCGCCGACGACGACCGGCGGGGACGGCCGGCTCACGGTGGCGGTCGACCGCGCGGCCGCCAGAACGCTGCTGGGCGCCACGGTCCGCCGGGTGATCGTCCGGTCGCGCGGCACCCGGCGGGAGTTCGAACTGCTCGCGCTGCTCCGGCGCGCCGGCAAGCGGTTCCGGCGCCTCGGCGTCCGCGCCGGCGGCGCCCTCGACGGGCGGAGTCTCCGCGAGGCCGCCGTCCGCGACGAGTACGGCGTCGCGGTGCTGGCCGTGCGCGACGGCGGTCGGTGGCAGCTCGCCCCGCACGGCGACGTGACGCCGACGGCCGGCGCGGACCTGATCGTCGTCGGCACCCGCGACGACCTCGACCGGTTCGGTCGCGAGGTGTCCTCGTGA
- a CDS encoding NAD-binding protein, with amino-acid sequence MAGWRDRFGGRIAVLLVGAAALLSIVAGIGGIITEPVARLPFVALLPEGATELAGFTGAVTGFLLLIAAYGLRRGLRAGWYAAAVLLPLTAVQGLVGSTVAGPPLLGLSLAALLALAINRRVFSGEVDLTTTQWASVAGLVGSLGYSTAGAYALADEFTNVTTITDAVYFSVVTASTVGYGDVTPTSTVAKWFAMSALVLNVASFAVALGVLFTPIIEARLTNALGRMTDTDIELLADHIIVLGYGELTEPLIDELLEADTDFVVVTPDEAVARALRERDGVRVLTADPSDEEPLERAKVGSARAVVAATNNDAEDALSILTARQLNPEVIIVAAATERENVNKLKRAGANTVISPATIGGHLLVESALGASDTEAVAERLLEDGDAADR; translated from the coding sequence ATGGCAGGGTGGCGAGACCGGTTCGGCGGTCGGATCGCGGTGTTGCTCGTCGGCGCAGCCGCGCTGCTGTCCATCGTCGCCGGGATCGGCGGGATCATCACGGAACCGGTCGCACGGCTCCCGTTCGTCGCGCTGTTGCCCGAGGGCGCCACCGAGCTGGCGGGGTTCACCGGCGCCGTCACGGGCTTCCTGCTGCTGATCGCCGCCTACGGCCTGCGGCGCGGGCTGCGAGCCGGCTGGTACGCGGCGGCGGTCCTGCTCCCGCTGACGGCGGTGCAGGGGTTGGTCGGGTCGACCGTCGCGGGTCCGCCGCTGCTGGGCCTGTCGCTGGCGGCGCTGCTCGCGCTGGCGATCAACCGCCGCGTGTTCTCCGGCGAGGTCGACCTGACGACGACGCAGTGGGCGTCGGTCGCGGGACTCGTCGGCTCGCTCGGCTACTCGACGGCAGGCGCGTACGCGCTCGCCGACGAGTTCACCAACGTCACGACGATCACCGACGCGGTGTACTTCTCGGTCGTCACCGCATCCACCGTCGGCTACGGCGACGTGACGCCGACGTCGACGGTCGCGAAGTGGTTCGCGATGTCGGCGCTCGTGCTCAACGTCGCCTCCTTCGCGGTCGCGCTGGGTGTCCTGTTCACCCCGATCATCGAGGCCCGCCTCACCAACGCACTCGGACGCATGACAGACACAGACATCGAACTGCTCGCCGACCACATCATCGTGCTCGGCTACGGCGAACTCACCGAACCGCTCATCGACGAACTGCTCGAAGCCGACACGGACTTCGTCGTCGTCACGCCCGACGAGGCCGTCGCGCGCGCCCTCCGCGAACGCGACGGCGTCCGCGTACTGACCGCGGACCCCTCCGACGAGGAGCCGCTCGAACGCGCGAAGGTCGGGAGCGCCCGCGCCGTCGTCGCGGCGACGAACAACGACGCCGAGGACGCGCTGTCGATCCTCACCGCCCGGCAGCTCAACCCCGAGGTGATCATCGTCGCCGCCGCCACCGAGCGGGAGAACGTGAACAAGCTGAAGCGCGCCGGCGCCAACACCGTCATCTCCCCGGCGACCATCGGCGGCCACCTCCTCGTCGAGTCAGCGCTCGGCGCCTCGGACACGGAGGCGGTCGCCGAGCGCCTGCTGGAGGACGGCGACGCCGCCGACCGCTGA
- the pdxS gene encoding pyridoxal 5'-phosphate synthase lyase subunit PdxS, which translates to MSDETDLEELRRGTDLVKRGFARMQKGGVIMDVVDREQARIAEDAGAVAVMHLESVPADIRKRGGVARMADPGKLEDVIDEVSIPVMGKARIGHTAEAQILEAAGADMVDESEVLTTADERYHIDKREFTAPFVCGARNLGEALRRIDEGAAMIRTKGEAGTGDVNQAVTHQRNIQRSIRKLSGMAHEEREEWAREHEAPADLVHETADMGRLPVVNFAAGGIATPADAALMMQHGCDGIFVGSGIFGAEDPTKMGEAVVRAVNNYDDPETLVDIAKGIGAGMKGQANETMPEEEKLQGRGV; encoded by the coding sequence ATGAGCGACGAGACCGATCTGGAGGAGCTGCGACGCGGGACCGACCTCGTCAAGCGCGGGTTCGCGCGGATGCAGAAGGGTGGCGTCATCATGGACGTGGTCGACCGCGAGCAGGCCCGGATCGCCGAGGACGCCGGCGCGGTCGCGGTCATGCACCTCGAGTCGGTGCCGGCCGACATCCGCAAGCGCGGCGGCGTCGCGCGGATGGCCGACCCCGGGAAGCTGGAGGACGTCATCGACGAGGTCTCCATCCCGGTGATGGGGAAGGCCCGCATCGGTCACACCGCCGAGGCGCAGATCCTCGAGGCCGCGGGCGCGGACATGGTCGACGAGTCCGAGGTGCTCACGACGGCCGACGAGCGGTACCACATCGACAAGCGCGAGTTCACCGCCCCGTTCGTCTGCGGCGCCCGGAACCTCGGCGAGGCGCTCCGGCGCATCGACGAGGGCGCGGCGATGATCCGCACGAAGGGCGAGGCCGGCACCGGCGACGTGAACCAAGCCGTCACCCACCAGCGCAACATCCAGCGCTCCATCCGGAAGCTCTCGGGCATGGCCCACGAGGAGCGCGAGGAGTGGGCACGCGAGCACGAGGCGCCCGCCGACCTGGTCCACGAGACCGCCGACATGGGTCGCCTGCCGGTCGTCAACTTCGCCGCGGGCGGCATCGCGACGCCGGCCGACGCGGCGCTGATGATGCAGCACGGCTGCGACGGCATCTTCGTCGGCTCGGGCATCTTCGGCGCCGAGGACCCGACGAAGATGGGCGAGGCCGTCGTCCGGGCGGTCAACAACTACGACGACCCGGAGACGCTCGTCGACATCGCGAAGGGCATCGGCGCCGGCATGAAGGGCCAGGCCAACGAGACGATGCCCGAGGAGGAGAAGCTCCAGGGCCGCGGCGTCTGA
- a CDS encoding thiol-disulfide oxidoreductase DCC family protein, with amino-acid sequence MSDAADPLADVDPHGHPVILFDGVCNLCHGTIRFLVRHDDAGVFRFAPLESPVGEALLRERGLPTEDHDSFVLVEGDGTYRKSTAALRVARRLGLPWRLAWELRRLPLGFRDAVYDLVAEYRYDVFGKKDACEVPEPEIRERFAERELE; translated from the coding sequence ATGAGCGACGCCGCCGACCCGCTGGCCGACGTCGACCCCCACGGACACCCGGTGATCCTGTTCGACGGCGTCTGCAACCTCTGTCACGGGACGATCCGCTTTCTCGTCCGCCACGACGACGCCGGCGTGTTCCGGTTCGCCCCGCTGGAGTCGCCCGTCGGGGAGGCGCTCCTCCGCGAGCGCGGGCTGCCGACCGAGGACCACGACTCGTTCGTGCTCGTCGAGGGCGACGGGACCTACCGGAAGTCGACGGCGGCGCTGCGGGTCGCCCGTCGGCTCGGTCTCCCGTGGCGGCTCGCGTGGGAACTCCGCCGGCTCCCCCTCGGGTTCCGGGACGCGGTGTACGACCTGGTCGCGGAGTACCGGTACGACGTGTTCGGGAAGAAGGACGCCTGCGAGGTGCCGGAGCCGGAGATCAGAGAACGGTTCGCCGAGCGGGAGCTGGAGTAG
- a CDS encoding homoserine kinase, whose translation MVTARAPATSANLGSGFDTFGVALSHPADTVTVERAAETTIEVSGAGARYIPTDPDENVVGAVADALDAPAHIHIDKGVRPSSGLGSSAASAAAAAVALNDLYDRGYSAHDLVPVAAEGEAVVSGEAHADNVAPSLLGGFTVVRSDDGATSVDTDLPLVACLPEVVVSTRDARRVVPESLTMAEHVETVGNAATLAAGMCRSDPELVGRGMDDPVVTPARAELITGYAGVREAAFEAGATGVTVSGAGPSVLAVPKPGRRREVAAAMVEGFADAGVGARAYQTEVGRGASVL comes from the coding sequence ATGGTAACCGCCCGCGCACCCGCCACCAGCGCGAACCTCGGCAGCGGCTTCGACACCTTCGGCGTGGCGCTGTCACACCCCGCCGACACCGTCACCGTCGAGCGCGCGGCCGAGACGACGATCGAGGTGAGCGGCGCGGGCGCTCGGTACATCCCGACCGACCCCGACGAGAACGTCGTCGGCGCCGTCGCCGACGCGCTCGACGCCCCCGCACACATCCACATCGACAAGGGCGTCCGCCCGTCGTCGGGGCTGGGGTCGTCCGCGGCCTCCGCCGCCGCGGCGGCGGTCGCGCTGAACGACCTGTACGACCGCGGCTACTCCGCCCACGACCTCGTCCCCGTCGCCGCCGAAGGGGAGGCGGTCGTCTCCGGCGAGGCGCACGCGGACAACGTCGCGCCGTCGCTGCTGGGCGGGTTCACCGTCGTCCGCAGCGACGACGGCGCGACGAGCGTCGACACCGACCTGCCGCTGGTGGCGTGTCTCCCGGAAGTGGTCGTCTCCACCCGCGACGCCAGACGGGTCGTCCCCGAGTCGCTGACGATGGCCGAGCACGTGGAGACGGTCGGCAACGCCGCGACGCTGGCCGCGGGCATGTGCCGCTCCGACCCCGAACTCGTGGGGCGCGGGATGGACGACCCCGTGGTCACGCCCGCCCGCGCGGAGTTGATCACCGGCTACGCGGGCGTCCGCGAGGCGGCCTTCGAGGCGGGAGCGACCGGCGTCACCGTCAGCGGCGCCGGCCCGAGCGTGCTCGCGGTGCCGAAGCCGGGCCGACGGCGCGAGGTGGCCGCGGCGATGGTCGAGGGGTTCGCCGACGCCGGCGTCGGCGCGCGGGCGTACCAGACGGAGGTCGGTCGCGGCGCGAGCGTGCTGTAG
- a CDS encoding GNAT family N-acetyltransferase: protein MRDDAVGDPDAASLAVVCGYYDFSARIRGAFHDVAGVSAVASPPEYRRRGLVRELLAGVHRELRDDGVAVAALWPFEYPFYRRLGYARVNDYARITVAPDALSAACPDPAGTFERLGPDDWRRLDAVYDEWGPASLRLDRSADWWRSRVFQSWRTDPYVYGWTAGAAGDELGGYLAYTVEDGDDADGKTMAVSEFASRGREARGHLLRFLRNHDSQVERVRFTGPADERLFDELDDPRAAETEVRPGPMARLVDVEAALEAIPYPDGVDADLVLDVDDDTCPWNDRRIRLRVVDGRAAVSAAADDAERSASLDVGSLTRLVVGSHGAQRLTDLGDVDAAEDDVRETLEAAFPRTDPFLREGF, encoded by the coding sequence GTGCGCGACGACGCCGTCGGCGACCCGGACGCCGCGTCCCTCGCGGTCGTCTGCGGCTACTACGACTTCTCCGCCCGGATCCGGGGCGCGTTCCACGACGTGGCGGGCGTCTCGGCCGTCGCGTCGCCGCCGGAGTACCGGCGGCGGGGGCTGGTTCGGGAACTGCTCGCCGGCGTCCACCGCGAACTCCGCGACGACGGGGTCGCCGTCGCCGCCCTGTGGCCGTTCGAGTACCCCTTCTACCGTCGCCTCGGCTACGCGCGGGTGAACGACTACGCGCGGATCACGGTCGCTCCGGACGCGCTGTCGGCCGCCTGCCCGGATCCGGCGGGGACGTTCGAGCGGCTCGGCCCGGACGACTGGCGCCGGCTCGACGCGGTGTACGACGAGTGGGGACCCGCGAGTCTCCGCCTCGACCGCTCGGCGGACTGGTGGCGCAGTCGCGTCTTCCAGTCGTGGCGCACCGACCCGTACGTGTACGGGTGGACCGCTGGAGCGGCGGGCGACGAACTCGGCGGGTACCTCGCCTACACGGTCGAGGACGGCGACGACGCCGACGGGAAGACGATGGCGGTGAGCGAGTTCGCCTCCCGCGGGCGCGAGGCTCGGGGGCACCTGCTCCGGTTCCTCCGGAACCACGACTCGCAGGTCGAGCGGGTCCGGTTCACCGGTCCCGCCGACGAGCGACTGTTCGACGAACTCGACGACCCGCGGGCCGCCGAGACGGAGGTCCGCCCCGGACCGATGGCCCGCCTCGTCGACGTCGAGGCGGCGCTGGAGGCGATCCCCTACCCCGACGGCGTCGACGCCGACCTCGTCCTCGACGTCGACGACGACACCTGCCCGTGGAACGACCGCCGGATCCGGCTGCGCGTCGTCGACGGCCGCGCCGCCGTCTCGGCGGCGGCCGACGACGCCGAACGGTCGGCGTCGCTCGACGTCGGGTCCCTCACGCGCCTCGTCGTCGGCTCCCACGGTGCCCAGCGCCTGACCGATCTCGGCGACGTCGACGCGGCGGAAGACGACGTGAGAGAGACACTGGAGGCGGCGTTCCCGCGGACCGACCCGTTCCTCAGAGAGGGGTTCTGA
- a CDS encoding type IV pilin N-terminal domain-containing protein, with product MDFTQLFDDDRAVSPVIGVILMVAITVILAAVIGSFVLGLGNSVQQTAPNANFQFDYTDPAGGYDAVATHSGGQTIPSSDSLVLSNGTSNTTFSGAADGVSAGDSANLTDAGNGTTVRVIWTAEGGGTSQTLAEDQTPN from the coding sequence ATGGACTTCACACAGCTCTTCGACGACGACCGCGCCGTCTCGCCGGTGATCGGTGTCATCCTGATGGTCGCCATCACGGTGATCCTCGCGGCGGTCATCGGCTCGTTCGTGCTCGGTCTCGGAAACAGCGTCCAGCAGACAGCGCCGAACGCGAACTTCCAGTTCGACTACACCGACCCGGCCGGCGGATACGACGCCGTCGCCACCCACAGCGGCGGGCAGACGATCCCTTCGTCAGATAGCCTCGTGCTCAGCAACGGGACATCCAACACCACGTTCAGTGGTGCCGCAGACGGCGTCTCAGCCGGCGATTCCGCGAATCTCACCGATGCAGGGAACGGCACCACGGTCCGCGTGATCTGGACGGCCGAGGGCGGCGGCACCTCCCAGACCCTCGCCGAGGACCAGACGCCGAACTGA
- a CDS encoding Lrp/AsnC family transcriptional regulator, translating to MANEEVDDVDEAILYALQEDARNMSSGDIAERTGTSDSTVRKRIQRLESDGVIKGYSANIDYQRSGYPLRMLLFCTATIPERGGLVDDILALDGVVSVQELVTGQQNLLVTAVGETDSDITPVAQELLDMGLTVADEVLVRTHKTTPFGKFDAEVHDDSEE from the coding sequence ATGGCCAACGAGGAAGTCGACGACGTGGACGAGGCCATCCTCTACGCGCTCCAGGAGGACGCCCGGAACATGTCGTCCGGAGACATCGCCGAACGGACCGGTACCTCGGATAGCACCGTGCGCAAGCGCATCCAGCGGCTCGAATCCGACGGTGTGATCAAGGGGTACAGCGCCAACATCGACTATCAACGGTCGGGGTATCCGCTCCGGATGCTGTTGTTCTGTACCGCGACGATACCCGAACGCGGCGGTCTGGTCGACGACATTCTGGCTCTCGACGGCGTCGTCTCCGTCCAGGAGTTGGTGACCGGTCAACAGAACCTCCTCGTGACGGCCGTCGGCGAGACGGACAGCGACATCACGCCCGTCGCGCAGGAACTCCTCGACATGGGACTCACCGTCGCCGACGAAGTGCTCGTGCGTACCCACAAGACGACGCCCTTCGGGAAGTTCGACGCCGAGGTACACGACGACTCCGAGGAGTGA
- a CDS encoding DUF2309 domain-containing protein, translating into MSTDTTIHDRIETAATSVNASWPIHSFVTANPLGGFEDRPFDEAVRQAADLLGGRGYPSAETFRTALERDQIDSGILAEELAEAGYEGDPETLLERVADDTGTDERSPDGPRDRVDRVLTKWLPAFLDEGSAHWSMPGRDAGFYAAFRGVVDYDGDVPAEGVVTDLPEDPVETIETVLAPYPERQWVPIIEAEFAALPGWTGLIKQRIDDGGEWQSAFPVSLDGYLAARLALCDASGVDLEPATDTAESGPADEVAGAFLRAWEATYRDGLVEAVAEESESAAAAESAGRPDAQLVFCIDTRSEVIRRSIESVGDYETHGYAGFFGVPMEYRRYDSDVWVTACPPILDANHRIPDFPTDTDTQADHDRWWTVHEAAEELVDSLEANAATAYGFVESAGSGYGLALAARTLVPGRVHDVLDAVVGSVPDESEFCDPLIHHQHTYSGDLPVGLTDEEKVEYAATAFDLMGWETFGRLVVFTGHASETTNNPFGASLDCGACAGNPGGPSARVLAAICNDEDVKAALRDRGFDVPDDTVFLAGEHNTTTDEVELYGDVPESHAADLDRLRTDLAAARETAAAERAESMDADAATGVEETHRRAADWAETRPEWGLAGNAGFVVGPRDLTSDLDLGGRAFLHSYDWSTDPDGDALEAILTGPMVVTQWINSQYYFSTVDNAVYGSGSKVTHNPVGNIGVYQGNGGDLMTGLPLQSLVAADDEPHHQPLRLSTVVHAPVDRVTELLADHGELAQLLDNGWLSLTVVDPTADHRAFHYDGDLEWDSASERDETPLEPTRRAVADD; encoded by the coding sequence ATGAGTACTGACACCACCATCCACGACCGGATCGAAACGGCGGCGACCAGCGTCAACGCCAGTTGGCCCATCCACTCGTTCGTGACGGCCAACCCCCTCGGGGGGTTCGAGGACCGGCCGTTCGACGAGGCGGTTCGGCAGGCGGCCGACCTGTTGGGGGGGCGTGGGTACCCCTCCGCCGAGACGTTCCGGACGGCGCTGGAGCGCGACCAGATCGACTCCGGGATCCTCGCCGAGGAACTCGCCGAGGCCGGCTACGAGGGCGACCCCGAGACGCTGTTGGAGCGCGTCGCCGACGACACCGGGACCGACGAGCGCTCCCCGGACGGCCCGCGCGACCGCGTCGACCGGGTCCTGACCAAGTGGCTGCCGGCCTTCCTCGACGAGGGGAGTGCCCACTGGTCGATGCCGGGGCGCGACGCGGGGTTCTACGCGGCCTTCCGCGGGGTGGTCGACTACGACGGCGACGTCCCGGCCGAGGGGGTCGTCACCGACCTGCCAGAAGACCCGGTCGAGACTATCGAGACGGTGCTAGCGCCGTATCCGGAGCGCCAGTGGGTCCCGATCATCGAGGCGGAGTTCGCGGCCCTCCCGGGGTGGACGGGGCTGATCAAACAGCGTATCGACGACGGCGGGGAGTGGCAGTCCGCGTTCCCCGTCTCGCTGGACGGGTACCTCGCGGCGCGGTTGGCGCTGTGTGACGCGTCCGGTGTCGACCTCGAACCCGCGACCGACACCGCCGAGTCGGGACCGGCCGACGAGGTCGCCGGCGCGTTCCTCCGGGCGTGGGAGGCGACCTACCGCGACGGACTCGTCGAGGCGGTCGCCGAGGAGAGCGAGTCCGCCGCCGCAGCCGAGTCGGCGGGCCGCCCGGACGCCCAACTGGTCTTCTGTATCGACACGCGTTCGGAGGTCATCCGCCGCAGTATCGAGTCGGTCGGCGACTACGAGACCCACGGCTACGCCGGGTTCTTCGGCGTCCCGATGGAGTACCGCCGCTACGACAGCGACGTGTGGGTCACGGCGTGTCCGCCGATCCTCGACGCGAACCACCGGATCCCCGACTTCCCGACCGACACGGACACGCAGGCGGACCACGACCGCTGGTGGACCGTCCACGAGGCCGCCGAGGAACTCGTCGACTCGCTGGAGGCCAACGCCGCCACGGCCTACGGCTTCGTCGAGAGTGCCGGGAGCGGCTACGGGCTCGCGCTCGCCGCCCGGACGCTCGTTCCCGGCCGCGTCCACGACGTGCTGGACGCCGTCGTCGGGTCGGTGCCGGACGAGTCGGAGTTCTGTGACCCGCTGATCCACCACCAGCACACCTACTCCGGGGACCTCCCTGTAGGTCTCACCGACGAGGAGAAAGTCGAGTACGCCGCCACCGCGTTCGACCTCATGGGGTGGGAGACGTTCGGCCGGCTCGTGGTCTTCACCGGCCACGCCAGCGAGACGACCAACAACCCCTTCGGGGCGAGCTTGGACTGTGGCGCCTGCGCCGGGAACCCCGGCGGACCCAGCGCACGCGTGTTGGCCGCGATCTGCAACGACGAGGACGTCAAGGCGGCGCTGCGCGACCGCGGCTTCGACGTCCCCGACGACACCGTCTTCCTCGCCGGCGAGCACAACACGACGACCGACGAGGTGGAGCTGTACGGCGACGTTCCGGAGAGCCACGCGGCGGACCTCGACCGGTTGCGGACGGATCTGGCCGCCGCCCGCGAGACCGCCGCCGCCGAGCGTGCGGAGTCGATGGACGCCGACGCCGCGACCGGCGTCGAGGAGACCCACCGCCGGGCCGCCGACTGGGCCGAGACGCGCCCCGAGTGGGGGCTTGCCGGAAACGCCGGCTTCGTCGTCGGCCCTCGCGACCTGACGAGCGATCTGGATCTGGGCGGCCGCGCGTTCCTCCACTCGTACGACTGGTCGACCGACCCCGACGGCGACGCGCTCGAAGCGATCCTCACCGGCCCGATGGTCGTCACGCAGTGGATCAACAGCCAATACTACTTCTCGACGGTCGACAACGCCGTCTACGGCAGCGGCTCGAAGGTGACCCACAACCCCGTCGGGAACATCGGCGTCTACCAGGGCAACGGCGGGGACCTGATGACCGGACTCCCGCTCCAGTCGCTCGTGGCCGCCGACGACGAGCCACACCACCAGCCGCTCCGCCTCTCGACGGTCGTGCACGCGCCGGTCGACCGCGTCACCGAACTCCTCGCGGACCACGGGGAGCTGGCGCAGTTGCTCGACAACGGGTGGCTCTCGTTGACGGTCGTCGACCCGACCGCGGACCACCGGGCGTTCCACTACGACGGGGACCTCGAGTGGGACTCGGCGTCCGAGCGCGACGAGACACCCCTCGAACCGACGAGGCGGGCCGTCGCGGACGACTGA